The following are from one region of the Paraglaciecola sp. L1A13 genome:
- a CDS encoding acyltransferase yields MNRNIALDVLKLIMAFMVVGIHANFMMDLSPLGNYLTVHGMFRIAVPVFFVINGYFFYYVLIKEQQLKWLRRVFILYITWMVFYSYFWFSIPDMSFISYAKLLKVVFFGYYHLWYIAGMIGAAVILLILRKLPSSILIISIILTFLSGVIIQYLGNYHIFEGTFLDKLFNTNQMHRNMIFLAYPFFCTGYLINKHSLPSKISLEHSFILSILAIGALLGESYFNFLQENRDGYFDNYFSLILICPIIFILFIKANIPGTNRNIALYSSSIYFIHVLILIILQKITALSPTYVMLFTILLSAFVSYFIIKINKRLKFIL; encoded by the coding sequence GACTTATCACCATTAGGTAATTATCTTACCGTCCATGGTATGTTTAGAATAGCAGTCCCTGTTTTTTTCGTAATAAACGGATATTTCTTTTATTACGTCCTAATTAAAGAACAACAATTAAAATGGCTTAGAAGAGTATTTATTCTATATATTACATGGATGGTATTTTATTCATACTTTTGGTTTTCGATACCAGATATGTCTTTTATTTCCTATGCGAAGCTTCTTAAGGTTGTTTTTTTTGGATATTATCATTTATGGTATATTGCTGGAATGATTGGGGCAGCTGTAATATTACTGATACTTCGAAAATTGCCGTCATCTATTCTAATAATATCTATCATACTAACCTTCCTTTCTGGAGTGATAATACAATACTTAGGAAATTATCACATTTTTGAAGGAACCTTTTTAGATAAATTGTTTAACACAAATCAGATGCATCGGAATATGATATTTTTAGCATATCCATTTTTTTGTACGGGCTATTTAATCAATAAACATTCACTTCCTAGCAAAATATCTTTAGAACATTCATTTATCTTAAGTATTCTTGCAATAGGTGCATTGTTAGGTGAATCTTATTTTAATTTTCTCCAAGAAAATAGGGATGGATATTTTGATAATTATTTTTCACTTATTTTAATTTGCCCAATAATATTTATATTATTTATTAAAGCTAACATCCCCGGAACGAATAGAAACATCGCATTATATTCTTCGTCTATATACTTTATACACGTATTAATTCTGATTATACTGCAAAAAATTACCGCCCTTAGTCCTACATATGTAATGTTATTTACTATTTTACTCTCAGCATTTGTTTCATATTTCATTATAAAAATCAATAAACGGTTGAAATTTATACTCTAA
- a CDS encoding glycosyltransferase family 2 protein: protein MINDIGPVSVVIVTFNSTSVVRAAIESVVNEKLVSNIFIVDNASVDNISDVIDSFGTAKIKLIRNANNLGFGVANNIALEQITTPYALLLNPDAVMGKGALDTLVKKSALYAQAGILSTAIFYENGYLQETYRRNFHQRKISEGNFLRADGDICAEFLSGAVLFFNMKIMKKVGFFDPNIFLFFEEDDLCIRTKKSGYELIYTPDAKAFHIDGGSSGSSEKLSFFRQYHMTWSYLYISGKYLGKGHARFLSLVYFLKGWLKLIFYYASNKSNLACLQRAKIAACWDCLFNAKKRSSL from the coding sequence ATGATTAATGATATTGGTCCAGTTTCTGTTGTTATCGTTACATTTAATAGTACTAGTGTAGTTAGAGCCGCAATAGAGTCAGTAGTAAATGAAAAGTTAGTTTCGAATATATTTATCGTCGATAATGCAAGTGTTGATAATATTTCTGATGTAATTGACTCTTTTGGCACCGCCAAAATAAAACTAATTAGAAATGCTAATAATTTAGGATTTGGCGTTGCAAATAATATTGCCCTTGAGCAAATAACAACACCATACGCGTTGTTGCTGAATCCCGATGCAGTAATGGGGAAAGGCGCATTAGATACTTTAGTCAAAAAATCTGCGCTTTATGCTCAAGCTGGTATTCTTAGTACTGCAATTTTTTATGAAAACGGTTATTTACAAGAGACATATCGACGAAATTTTCATCAGAGAAAGATCAGCGAAGGGAATTTTCTGCGAGCTGACGGTGATATCTGTGCTGAATTTCTATCTGGTGCTGTACTGTTTTTCAATATGAAAATAATGAAAAAGGTAGGTTTCTTTGATCCAAATATTTTTTTATTTTTTGAAGAAGATGACCTTTGTATACGCACCAAAAAAAGTGGTTATGAGTTAATTTATACGCCAGATGCCAAAGCTTTCCATATCGATGGAGGGTCTTCAGGAAGCAGTGAAAAATTAAGTTTTTTTAGACAATATCATATGACTTGGTCGTATTTATATATTTCAGGAAAATATCTAGGTAAAGGTCATGCAAGGTTTCTTTCTTTGGTGTATTTTTTAAAAGGATGGCTAAAATTAATTTTTTACTACGCATCCAATAAGAGTAATTTAGCCTGTTTACAAAGAGCGAAAATCGCTGCATGTTGGGATTGTCTCTTTAATGCTAAGAAACGTTCTTCATTATAA
- a CDS encoding O-antigen ligase: MQIKLQIIERLLLVLAATVIPLYFTDLRLSLPGVIIRLADISSITIIGLYFVLARHRRIVWCVPHGYQMVFVFIGYCLLLGLLKSSLKDAIVESVQWALLLVVIGIVYGQSIKYPKEFQALFLKALLMICIFVVLYHFAHGKYYHYKDLGDAKYILALTGVVLVSHIYFFNNKKYIFPLIILYPFILLSLERKGILAFHIVSLIYLIMAYRYALKWLLMGAFGFGVVLLMLAPNMVDLAEFSFFNYSDVEIYYLDEDAALWVSNLHRQSLVTFGWDIFQKNIFFGVGPKMLANHMINYFYSPNLALYTHNVFLDILIEYGVFGLILLLFPYFIFGLKNNFNSIRQRDCFLCLLAYSIIMLFFMSSGAPSMLLFYFPLCMGFAFNSAALADTKYNK, encoded by the coding sequence ATGCAAATTAAGTTGCAAATTATCGAAAGGCTATTGCTCGTTTTGGCTGCGACTGTTATTCCTTTGTATTTCACCGATCTACGGCTTTCGTTACCTGGCGTTATTATTCGTTTGGCAGATATCTCGTCGATAACCATCATCGGTCTCTATTTTGTTCTTGCACGTCATCGACGCATTGTATGGTGCGTGCCGCATGGCTATCAAATGGTGTTTGTTTTTATCGGATACTGTTTGTTACTTGGCCTTTTAAAATCAAGCTTGAAGGATGCAATAGTTGAGTCAGTCCAGTGGGCGCTATTGTTGGTCGTTATTGGAATTGTTTATGGTCAATCAATTAAATACCCTAAAGAATTTCAGGCATTATTTTTAAAAGCGTTACTAATGATATGTATCTTTGTCGTTCTGTATCACTTTGCTCATGGAAAATATTACCATTATAAAGATTTAGGTGATGCCAAGTACATACTCGCTCTAACAGGGGTTGTATTAGTCAGCCATATTTATTTTTTTAATAATAAAAAATATATTTTTCCCTTGATAATTTTATACCCTTTTATTTTACTTTCACTTGAACGGAAAGGGATTTTAGCTTTTCATATCGTTTCGCTGATATATTTAATTATGGCTTATCGTTATGCGCTTAAATGGTTGCTAATGGGAGCCTTTGGCTTCGGCGTGGTTTTGCTAATGTTAGCACCGAACATGGTTGACTTAGCAGAGTTTTCTTTTTTTAATTATAGCGATGTTGAAATATATTATCTTGATGAAGATGCAGCTTTGTGGGTTTCTAATTTGCATCGCCAGAGTTTAGTAACGTTTGGTTGGGATATATTTCAAAAAAATATATTTTTTGGTGTAGGGCCTAAGATGTTAGCTAATCATATGATTAACTATTTTTATAGTCCGAATCTAGCTTTATATACGCATAATGTATTTCTTGATATTTTAATCGAGTATGGAGTTTTTGGTCTTATTTTATTACTATTCCCTTATTTTATTTTCGGACTAAAAAACAATTTTAATTCTATTAGACAACGAGATTGCTTTTTGTGTTTGTTGGCTTATTCAATCATTATGTTATTTTTTATGTCAAGTGGCGCACCATCAATGCTGTTATTTTATTTTCCTTTGTGCATGGGGTTTGCTTTTAACTCAGCAGCACTTGCTGATACGAAATATAATAAATGA
- a CDS encoding glycosyltransferase, with protein sequence MNKIVHITNDLQRLGGVQRLLVDLMTLQKDDFEFEVILTRGENEYIDELNSLGVSVYHKRDLGLFGVIKRLNKADLVHAHLFPSMYIALLSSTLKILTEHNPYYRRRDIKLVKWFEAIFFRRFKQVVCISEGVKKAFELVLGWSNDKALVINNGVDLSRFSMQERKIEALRFPIKIGMVGRLVKQKDIETLIKALKELGSGYELHLAGDGELREKLENLVVDLGLKHQVYFHGQVSDIPYFLDSIDIYVQSSNWEGFGLAVVEAMAAGLPCFATNVEGLNDVVDSVYLFEVGDIGQLTSLILAVTSNITSYNDMSTLAIKSAYEFSIEKSAQRHTELYSTLLGN encoded by the coding sequence GTGAATAAAATAGTACATATTACTAATGATTTACAACGTCTTGGTGGCGTACAACGTTTATTAGTCGACTTAATGACGTTGCAAAAAGATGACTTTGAATTTGAAGTCATTCTTACCCGCGGTGAAAATGAATATATTGACGAACTCAATAGCTTAGGCGTTAGTGTTTATCACAAGCGAGATTTAGGATTGTTTGGTGTCATTAAACGTTTGAATAAAGCCGATCTAGTCCATGCTCATTTATTCCCTTCTATGTATATTGCACTTCTATCATCCACCTTAAAAATATTGACTGAACATAATCCTTATTATCGTAGACGAGATATTAAATTGGTTAAATGGTTTGAGGCTATTTTTTTCCGCCGATTTAAACAAGTTGTATGTATCTCAGAAGGCGTGAAAAAAGCCTTTGAACTTGTTTTAGGGTGGAGTAACGATAAGGCGTTAGTTATTAATAATGGTGTTGACTTAAGTCGTTTTTCAATGCAAGAACGTAAAATTGAAGCACTTCGTTTTCCTATCAAAATCGGTATGGTTGGCAGACTCGTTAAGCAAAAAGATATTGAGACGTTAATTAAGGCGTTAAAAGAATTGGGCAGTGGCTATGAGTTACATTTGGCTGGAGATGGCGAATTACGCGAAAAGTTAGAAAATCTGGTTGTTGATTTAGGCTTAAAGCACCAGGTGTACTTTCATGGGCAAGTTAGCGATATCCCTTACTTTTTAGACAGTATTGATATATATGTTCAGTCATCCAACTGGGAGGGCTTTGGCTTAGCTGTGGTTGAAGCTATGGCTGCAGGCTTACCTTGTTTTGCAACTAATGTAGAGGGTTTAAATGATGTGGTTGACAGCGTGTATCTATTTGAAGTGGGGGATATTGGGCAGTTAACGTCTTTGATCTTAGCTGTAACGTCAAATATTACTTCTTATAATGATATGTCAACACTAGCAATAAAAAGTGCCTATGAGTTTTCGATTGAAAAAAGCGCTCAAAGACATACTGAGTTATATAGCACGTTGTTAGGTAATTAG
- a CDS encoding acyltransferase family protein: MEFRKDINGLRAIAVIAVVLFHFDASWMPGGFAGVDVFFVISGFLMTGIIFRGIEKESFSILKFYIARANRIIPALAILCLALLVFGWFYLTPFDYRALGKHIGSSLTFVSNFIYWMEAGYFDTASHEKWLLHTWSLSVEWQFYIIYPLVLVAMRQFMSLKMMKTAILLGSVFGFIFCVIATYQWPSTAYYLLHTRAWEMMIGGVAYLYPFSIQEKRKKLLEWIGLALILGSYWLISKDNPWPGYLAIFPVFGSFLIIQAQRNNSFITSNIVFQKVGAWSYSIYLWHWPFVVAIYYYSLDSIFIYFGIALSIFLGFLSYKYIEKIKFRNDFTSVFGYLKCKPVYFLCITGFLGSFIFVENGINTPIRSIANSEEAKYVSIYHTENYKKYLPKAFMEQCNFFDAESLSAKVDDISETCTTNGKGGIFIWGDSHAQALSYGIRSTFPNVHINQVASSGCRPLIKKDNESVEEYKRACDRSNDMAKHKILDIEPKVIILAQRIDHDKNDFNEILQYLYEHNLGAKLILVGPVPQWQPSLPTTIARRHFNKDDRVINDRSFNRNVLRINSQLHIDYDNSEIEYFSMIDQLCNKNGCLAKVDDKNTPLVFDYGHLSLKGSKYVVENMMKDIISSYL, encoded by the coding sequence ATGGAATTTAGAAAAGATATAAATGGATTAAGAGCCATAGCAGTCATAGCCGTTGTGCTATTTCATTTTGATGCGTCTTGGATGCCAGGCGGTTTTGCGGGTGTAGATGTGTTTTTTGTTATCTCTGGTTTTTTAATGACAGGAATAATATTTAGAGGTATTGAAAAAGAGAGTTTCTCCATATTAAAGTTTTATATTGCTCGCGCGAATAGAATTATTCCTGCTTTAGCAATACTGTGCTTAGCCTTGCTTGTATTTGGTTGGTTTTATCTTACTCCATTCGATTACAGAGCTTTGGGTAAGCACATTGGCAGTAGTTTGACTTTTGTATCCAATTTCATATATTGGATGGAAGCTGGGTATTTTGATACCGCGTCGCATGAAAAATGGCTATTACACACTTGGTCTTTATCGGTTGAATGGCAATTTTATATAATCTACCCATTAGTCCTTGTTGCTATGCGGCAATTTATGTCTTTAAAAATGATGAAAACCGCAATTTTGTTGGGAAGTGTTTTTGGTTTTATCTTTTGCGTTATTGCTACTTACCAATGGCCTAGTACGGCATATTATTTATTACATACTCGAGCTTGGGAAATGATGATTGGCGGTGTTGCTTATTTGTATCCATTTTCCATACAAGAAAAAAGAAAAAAATTGCTAGAGTGGATTGGCTTGGCCTTAATCTTGGGCTCTTACTGGCTTATCTCAAAAGATAATCCTTGGCCTGGTTATCTTGCAATCTTCCCGGTGTTCGGTTCATTTCTTATCATTCAGGCACAACGTAACAACAGTTTTATTACTAGCAATATTGTGTTTCAGAAAGTAGGGGCTTGGTCTTATTCTATCTACTTATGGCACTGGCCTTTTGTGGTCGCTATTTATTATTACTCACTGGATAGCATATTCATATATTTTGGTATTGCACTGTCGATATTTCTTGGTTTTTTGAGTTACAAATATATTGAGAAAATTAAGTTTAGAAATGATTTTACTAGCGTATTTGGGTACCTAAAATGTAAGCCTGTTTATTTCTTATGCATTACCGGATTTTTAGGCTCTTTCATATTTGTAGAAAATGGCATCAATACGCCTATCAGAAGCATTGCTAATTCTGAAGAAGCAAAATATGTGTCTATTTATCACACAGAAAATTACAAAAAATATCTTCCGAAAGCATTTATGGAGCAGTGTAATTTCTTCGATGCAGAATCTCTTAGTGCAAAGGTTGATGATATCTCTGAGACTTGCACTACAAATGGTAAAGGTGGGATATTTATTTGGGGTGATTCACATGCACAAGCACTTTCTTATGGTATTAGAAGCACATTCCCGAATGTTCACATTAACCAAGTCGCTAGTTCAGGTTGCCGACCGCTTATTAAGAAAGATAATGAATCTGTAGAGGAATATAAACGTGCTTGTGATAGGTCAAATGATATGGCAAAGCATAAAATATTAGATATTGAGCCTAAAGTAATTATTTTAGCTCAACGTATTGATCATGATAAAAATGATTTTAATGAAATACTTCAATATTTATATGAGCATAATTTAGGTGCTAAATTAATTTTAGTGGGACCGGTACCACAATGGCAGCCATCCTTGCCCACTACGATTGCCCGGAGACACTTTAATAAAGATGATAGGGTAATTAACGATCGCTCTTTTAATCGTAATGTTTTGAGAATTAATAGTCAATTACATATAGATTATGATAATTCAGAAATTGAATATTTCTCTATGATTGATCAGTTATGTAACAAGAACGGTTGTCTAGCTAAAGTAGATGACAAAAATACCCCATTAGTATTTGACTATGGGCATTTGTCGCTTAAAGGTTCCAAATATGTAGTAGAAAATATGATGAAAGATATAATTAGCAGTTATTTATGA
- a CDS encoding glycosyltransferase family 2 protein: MPILVSLICPVYKVAQYIPELMQSLFEGINTDKVEIIFVDDCCPENSITLVEQFIAEHKQALKFNPSIIKQPINQGQAAARNKALAVAQGQYIGFIDSDDAIAPHYWKTLEPYVERAKNDIIEFGFTEFTTVLPDVNDTVISELPSSNLNPFHTGFFVWTRLYNRDTLNDLRFPKGMIYEDIWFNIHAFSKAQTSVRISSTLVYYRKRAGSTTALRTSKYSDLLVNLITAIQQTIDNTHQKRELVSQLQKRTFLLMLKGLKISDKADRKIYYQLCYPKMIEVNKLVKQHGSNIIGKINYSLSCLICRFFK; the protein is encoded by the coding sequence ATGCCAATTCTAGTGTCGCTCATTTGCCCAGTTTATAAGGTTGCTCAGTATATACCAGAGTTGATGCAAAGCTTATTCGAGGGAATTAATACAGATAAAGTCGAAATCATTTTTGTAGACGATTGCTGCCCTGAAAACTCTATCACTTTGGTTGAGCAATTTATTGCTGAACATAAACAGGCACTAAAATTTAACCCCAGCATTATTAAGCAACCAATTAATCAAGGCCAGGCCGCAGCCCGAAATAAAGCATTAGCAGTCGCTCAAGGGCAGTATATTGGCTTTATCGATTCAGACGATGCCATTGCACCACATTATTGGAAAACTCTTGAGCCATATGTCGAACGTGCCAAAAATGACATTATTGAATTTGGTTTCACAGAGTTTACAACAGTCTTACCGGATGTTAACGATACAGTCATATCTGAATTGCCTTCATCAAATTTAAATCCGTTTCATACAGGCTTCTTTGTGTGGACTCGTTTGTATAATAGAGACACATTAAACGATTTGCGGTTCCCGAAGGGTATGATTTATGAAGATATTTGGTTTAATATTCACGCTTTTTCAAAAGCACAAACTAGTGTTCGTATTTCAAGCACGTTGGTCTATTATCGCAAACGTGCGGGCTCAACAACGGCGTTAAGAACATCTAAATATTCCGATTTACTAGTAAATTTAATCACAGCTATTCAGCAGACTATTGATAATACTCACCAAAAACGTGAATTGGTATCACAACTTCAAAAACGTACATTTTTGCTTATGTTAAAGGGATTAAAAATATCAGATAAAGCCGATAGAAAAATTTATTATCAACTATGTTATCCCAAAATGATCGAGGTAAATAAGCTCGTTAAACAGCATGGTTCTAATATAATAGGTAAGATAAACTATTCACTCTCCTGTTTAATTTGTAGGTTTTTTAAGTGA
- a CDS encoding GumC family protein produces MVKNSADEVIDLRQYFAVINKHKWRIALLAIVITLTTVFAVTKVTPIYRATATLLIEADQAKAVSFDDIYGLDSNRKEYYTTQFKILQSRKIAQAVVEKLDLKNNPDFIVNSSRKREVINDIKGLIPFLPKKKVSVLSGPEQEEMALQSLVGTFLGRLSIDPVRTTQLVNITFESSDPKLAALVANTVGEVYIEQNLSAQMGMTKKASGWLTTRLSDLRIRLDESELKLQQYRERENLVDVSGVVGLVSKELEQTSEQLVGARQVRNKLLSIVRVIDEYGRDDLEMLGSISEISSQDVIQNVKQTLVTVERKVSELSQRYGPKHPKMIAARAELATVNSNFNEQVRRLVTGVEKELSTSERNIEALEQELVRIKAQFQTLTAKEYEYKKLSREVETNGEIYNTFLSRSKETEVTGDFNSAVARFTDRAFRPQNPVKPNKMLIVILAFMASVGLGLVIAFVVESLNDTFKHINGTEDKLSQRLLGLLPLVRVKKKNGFLLHYFYDENGKRFAESVRTLRTNFLLTQLDKETKTIEITSSLPGEGKTTTAINFAFALAQVERTLLIDADMRKPNICKRFDLPPYHPGLANLISGTEKLNECIYLDEVSGLTIMPCGQRPPNPLELLTSPKFAHILEELKQSFDRIIIDTPPVQVVSDSLIIAKQADAVIFIVKSNDTRVGVAQNGIGKLVRVNAKIAGVVLNQVDTKKMSDSGYQGYYNDYSYGDEASS; encoded by the coding sequence ATGGTTAAAAACTCTGCCGACGAGGTTATCGATTTACGCCAGTATTTTGCGGTAATTAATAAGCATAAATGGCGCATTGCTTTACTGGCTATAGTTATAACACTGACGACGGTCTTTGCAGTAACTAAGGTAACACCGATATATAGGGCAACAGCTACCCTATTAATAGAGGCTGATCAAGCGAAAGCCGTGTCGTTTGACGATATTTACGGCCTTGATTCTAACCGCAAAGAATATTACACAACGCAATTTAAAATTCTACAATCGCGTAAAATTGCTCAGGCAGTTGTAGAAAAGTTAGATTTAAAAAATAACCCAGATTTTATTGTTAATTCGTCACGTAAAAGAGAAGTTATTAACGATATTAAAGGCCTCATTCCTTTTTTACCTAAAAAGAAAGTGTCGGTATTATCAGGTCCAGAACAAGAGGAAATGGCTTTACAGTCGTTAGTCGGCACCTTTTTAGGGCGGTTATCGATCGACCCTGTGCGTACCACACAATTAGTTAACATTACCTTCGAGAGTAGTGATCCTAAATTAGCTGCACTCGTCGCCAATACGGTTGGCGAAGTGTATATAGAGCAAAATCTATCTGCACAAATGGGGATGACTAAAAAGGCCTCGGGCTGGTTAACCACGCGTTTATCTGACTTACGTATTCGCTTAGACGAGTCCGAGTTAAAACTACAGCAATATCGTGAACGCGAGAATTTAGTGGATGTCTCGGGCGTGGTGGGTTTAGTCTCAAAAGAATTAGAGCAAACATCTGAGCAATTGGTTGGTGCAAGACAGGTCAGAAACAAACTATTAAGTATAGTGCGCGTTATCGATGAGTATGGCCGTGATGATTTAGAGATGTTGGGATCGATAAGTGAAATCAGCTCACAAGATGTTATACAAAATGTAAAACAAACCTTGGTCACGGTTGAGCGTAAAGTATCAGAATTAAGCCAGCGATATGGGCCTAAACACCCAAAAATGATCGCTGCTCGAGCTGAATTGGCCACCGTAAACAGTAACTTTAATGAGCAAGTACGCCGCTTAGTTACTGGGGTAGAAAAAGAGCTGTCTACCAGTGAGCGTAATATTGAAGCGCTCGAGCAAGAACTTGTGCGCATAAAAGCGCAATTCCAGACACTCACAGCGAAAGAATATGAATATAAAAAATTATCTCGTGAAGTAGAAACGAACGGTGAAATATATAATACGTTTCTCTCTCGTTCGAAAGAAACTGAAGTGACTGGTGATTTTAATTCGGCGGTTGCACGTTTTACTGACCGGGCCTTTCGACCGCAAAACCCCGTTAAACCTAATAAGATGCTTATCGTCATTTTAGCTTTTATGGCATCAGTAGGGTTAGGGCTCGTAATTGCTTTTGTGGTTGAATCTTTAAACGATACTTTTAAGCACATTAATGGTACCGAAGATAAACTATCCCAGCGTTTGTTAGGTTTATTGCCGCTAGTGCGCGTGAAGAAAAAGAACGGCTTTTTGTTGCACTATTTTTATGATGAAAATGGCAAAAGGTTCGCTGAGTCTGTACGTACCCTTCGAACCAACTTCTTATTAACGCAACTTGATAAAGAGACAAAAACCATTGAAATAACTTCTTCTTTACCTGGTGAGGGTAAGACAACTACCGCCATTAATTTCGCTTTTGCATTAGCTCAAGTTGAACGTACTTTGCTGATTGATGCTGATATGCGAAAGCCAAATATTTGCAAGCGCTTTGACCTGCCGCCGTATCATCCGGGCTTAGCAAATCTAATATCAGGTACTGAAAAGTTGAACGAATGTATATATTTGGATGAAGTTTCAGGTCTAACCATTATGCCCTGTGGACAAAGGCCGCCAAATCCGTTGGAGTTATTAACATCTCCAAAATTTGCCCATATATTAGAAGAATTAAAGCAATCCTTTGATCGTATTATTATCGATACCCCGCCAGTTCAAGTGGTCAGTGACTCTCTGATTATTGCCAAGCAAGCAGATGCAGTTATTTTTATAGTGAAAAGTAATGACACACGTGTTGGGGTTGCTCAAAACGGTATAGGTAAATTAGTACGGGTCAACGCCAAAATAGCCGGTGTGGTGTTAAACCAAGTTGATACTAAAAAGATGTCTGACTCTGGATATCAAGGTTATTACAACGATTACTCTTATGGCGATGAGGCTTCTTCTTGA
- a CDS encoding polysaccharide biosynthesis/export family protein — MISLTSINVFAQETYLLGPGDKVAIKVFGEEDLAIETLLGSSGNINYPFLGEVKVTDLTVKQVEQVIEQGLKGDYLISPNVYVQVVEYRPFYILGEVKLPGGYPYQPGMTINQAIALAGGLTERADISKISLFKEREKDKKQQASLDYKVNAGDTVTIEQRFF, encoded by the coding sequence ATGATTTCGTTAACTTCGATAAACGTCTTTGCGCAAGAAACCTACCTTTTAGGCCCTGGTGATAAGGTAGCTATTAAGGTGTTTGGTGAAGAGGATTTAGCGATAGAAACTTTGTTGGGTAGTAGCGGTAACATCAATTATCCATTTTTGGGGGAGGTTAAGGTAACAGACTTAACCGTAAAACAGGTTGAACAAGTTATTGAGCAAGGTTTAAAAGGCGACTATTTAATCAGCCCCAATGTTTATGTACAGGTCGTTGAATATCGCCCTTTCTATATTCTTGGTGAAGTGAAATTGCCAGGCGGCTACCCTTATCAACCGGGGATGACTATCAATCAGGCTATCGCATTGGCAGGTGGTTTAACTGAGCGCGCAGATATAAGTAAAATATCTCTTTTCAAAGAGAGAGAGAAAGACAAAAAGCAACAAGCATCTCTTGACTATAAAGTAAATGCTGGTGATACGGTTACCATTGAACAGCGGTTTTTTTAA